The Physeter macrocephalus isolate SW-GA chromosome 13, ASM283717v5, whole genome shotgun sequence genome window below encodes:
- the RASA3 gene encoding ras GTPase-activating protein 3 isoform X1 produces the protein MKLAGMHYLHVTLKPAIEEICQSHKSCEIDPVRLKDGESLESNTENLRQYVDRVFSVITKSGVSCPTVMCDIFFSLREAAAKRFQDDLDVRYTAVSSFIFLRFFAPAILSPNLFQLTPHHTDPQTSRTLTLVSKTIQTLGSLSKSKSASFKESYMAAFYEFFNEQTYADAVKNFLDLISSSGRRDPKSVQQPILLKEGFMIKRAQGRKRFGMKNFKKRWFRLTNHEFTYQKSKGDPPLYSIPIENILAVEPLEEESFKMKNMFQVIQPERALYIQANNCVEAKAWIDILTKVSQCNQKRLAVYHPSAYLNGHWLCCRASSDTAAGCSPCTSGLPANIQLDIDGDRETERIYSLFSSYMSKLEKMQEACGSRSVYDGPEREEYPTFVIDDPQETYRTLKQVVAGVGALEQEHAQYKRDKFRKTKYGSQEHPIGDKSFQSYIRQQSETPAHSM, from the exons ATGAAGCTGGCGGGCATGCACTACCTGCACGTCACCCTGAAGCCCGCCATAGAGGAG ATTTGCCAGAGTCACAAGTCCTGTGAGATCGACCCCGTGAGGCTGAAGGACGGTGAGAGCCTGGAGAGCAACACG GAGAACCTGCGGCAGTACGTGGACCGCGTCTTCAGCGTCATCACCAAGTCGGGGGTGAGCTGCCCCACCGTCATGTGTGACATCTTCTTCTCCCTGCGAGAAGCGGCCGCCAAGCGCTTCCAAG ATGACCTGGACGTGAGGTACACGGCCGTGAGCAGCTTCATCTTCCTGAGGTTCTTCGCTCCAGCCATCCTGTCCCCCAACCTCTTCCAGCTCACGCCCCACCACACG GACCCGCAGACGTCGAGGACGCTGACGCTTGTCTCGAAGACCATTCAGACTCTCGGCAGCCTGTCCAAGTCCAAGTCT GCCAGTTTTAAGGAATCCTACATGGCCGCGTTCTATGAATTTTTCAACGAGCAGACGTATGCCGATGCGGTGAAAAAC TTCTTAGATTTGATCTCATCCTCCGGGAGACGAGACCCCAAGAGTGTGCAGCAGCCCATCCTGCTTAAGGAAGG GTTCATGATTAAGAGGGCACAAGGGCGAAAACGCTTTGGgatgaagaattttaagaaaagatgGTTTCGCCTGACAAACCATGAATTTACCTACCAGAAAAGCAAAG GGGACCCGCCTCTCTACAGCATCCCCATCGAGAATATCCTGGCCGTGGAGCCGCTGGAGGAGGAGTCCTTCAAGATGAAGAAC ATGTTCCAGGTCATCCAGCCCGAGCGGGCGCTGTACATCCAGGCCAACAACTGCGTGGAGGCCAAGGCCTGGATCGACATCCTCACCAAGGTGAGCCAGTGCAACCAGAAGCGCCTGGCCGTCTACCACCCGTCCGCCTACCTGAACGGCCACTGGCTGTGCTGCAGGGCCTCCTCAGACACGGCCGCCGGCTGCTCCCCCTGCACCAG CGGCCTCCCAGCAAACATCCAGCTGGACATCGACGGGGACCGAGAGACTGAGCGCATCTACTCTCTCTTCAGCTCGTACATGAGCAAACTCGAGAAGATGCAAG AGGCCTGTGGGAGCAGGTCTGTGTACGACGGCCCAGAGCGGGAGGAGTACCCCACGTTCGTCATCGACGACCCCCAGGAGACCTACAGGACGCTGAAGCAGGTTGTCGCCGGGGTCGGGGCCCTGGAGCAGGAACACGCCCAGTACAAAAGGGACAAGTTCAGGAAGACCAAGTACGGGAGCCA GGAGCACCCCATCGGAGACAAGAGCTTCCAAAGCTACATCAGGCAGCAGTCTGAGACCCCCGCCCATTCCATGTGA